TTGGGCGTGCACGGCGGCGGCTCGCACACCGAGCGCGAGACCATCGACCTGGTCACCTTCGCGCAGCAGATCAAGCGCGCCGCGCTGCTGATCTACCGGCTGACCAGATAGTGCGTGAGTGCGGAAGTGCGTGAGTGCGCCTGGCACGGCGGCGGAACGGCGATTGCGCGGCGGGCGACCCCGACTTTCGCGCTTTCGCACTTCGCACTCACGCACTTTCCGAAGATGCAGGACCTGAACTCGAAGCACGACGCCGACGCCGCCCTCGCGGAGCCTTCCGCCATCCTCTTCAAGCACAGCACCCGCTGCCCGATCAGCGCCGGGGCGCGCCAGGAGATGGAGGCGTTCCTGGCCGAGGGGCCGGGGATGCCCGTCTACGCGGTGGACGTGAACGCCCGGACCGAGGTGTCGGACTACCTGGCCGAGCGCACCGGCGTGGAGCACCAGTCGCCGCAGGTGATCGTGCTGCGCGGCGGCCGGCCCGCCTGGCACGCCTCGCGACTCGAGGTGACCGCGGCGGCGCTCCGCGAGCAGGTGGGGAGCGCCGCGGGCGGAGGGTGAGGCGCGAGCGCCGGCCGCACCCCTGGCTGGTGCTGGCCTCGCTCTGGCTGCTGGTCTTCTCGGTCACCAGCCAGACCATGGTCCTGGCGCCGATCCTCCCCCGCATCGCCGAGCAGCTGCGCGTGTCGGAGGCGCGCCTCTCGGTGGTGGCCACCGGGTACGCCGTGGCCGTGGCGGCGGTGGCGCTGGTCGCCGGGCCGGTGTCGGACCACGTGGGCCGGCGGCGCATGCTCCTGGCGGGCGCGGCGGCGATGGCGGTGGGGCTCGCGCTGCACGCCGCGGCGCGCGGGCTGGGCGGGCTGCTGCTGGTGCGCGTGCTCACCGGGGCCGGCGGCGGCGTGCTCACCGGCGCCACCGGGGCGTACGTGGGCGACTACTTCCCGCCCGAGCGGCGCGGCTGGGCCAACGGGTGGGTGATGAGCGGGATGGCCGCCGGGCAGGTGCTGGCCGTGCCGCTGGGGACGCTGCTCGCCGCGCGCTGGGGCTTCCGCGTCCCCTTCCTGGGCTTCGCGGCGGCGATGGCGCTGGCCTGGGCGATGGTGTGGGCCTTCGTCCCTCAGCCGGACGTGGAGCTCTGCCGCGACCGCATCACCCCGCGCTACCTGGCCGGGCACTACCGCGCGCTCGTCCGCCGGCGCGACGCGGCGGCGTCGGTGGGGGTGCAGGCCGGGATCTTCCTGGGAACCGCGCTCTACGTGCTCTACCTCCCCGCCTGGCTGGAGGGCTCGCGCGGCGCCACGGCCGGCGGCACCGCCCTGCTCTTCGCCGCGGGCGGCGCGGCGACCGTGGCCGCCGGGCCGGCGGCGGGGCGGCTGTCGGACCGGCTGGGGAGAAAGCGGCTGGTGCTGGGCGCCAGCCTGGCGCTGGCCGCCGCGATGCTCGCCACCCCGGCGCTGGTGCGCGGGATGCCGGCGGCATACGCGCTGTTCTCGCTGGCGATGGCGCTCTTCGCCACGCGCGCCGCCCCCTTCCAGGCGCTGCAGGCCGAGCTCGTCCCCGACGAGCAGCGCGGCGCGCTGATGAGCCTGTCGATGGCGGCGGGCCAGGCCGGGGCGGGCGTGGGCGGCGCCCTGGCGGGGGCCGCGTACGCGCTCCGGGGCTACCCCGCCACCGCCGCCCTCGCCGCCGCCTCGTCGCTCGCGGTGGCGGCGCTGGTGTGGAAGCTCCTCCCCGAGACCCGGCGGATGCCCGAGTGAGGGATGAACCGCGTGGAACGGCGAACGGGTTTTCGACGTGAGGGGGCGCGTGAGATCTCCGCGGCAGGGATGGTGAAAATCAACCACGTCATGGCTGAAAATCAGCCACCAAATGGTTGATTTCCACGCGCGGGATCGACTCAGGTGGCCTTCGCGTGCAGGCGCCACAGCGCGCTGACCGGGAGGGCGTAGAGGCGGGGGCCGAAGGAGAGGGCCTGGGCGCCGGTGTACAGCACCACGCCGCAGGTGAACCGGTTGCCGAGCAGCTCCGAGAGGTAGGCGAGGTGCCGGAAATCGCGCTCGCCCACGCTGCCGCTCGCCTTCACCTCGATGCCCGCCACGCGGCCGCGCGCGTCCTCGAG
This is a stretch of genomic DNA from Longimicrobium sp.. It encodes these proteins:
- the ytxJ gene encoding bacillithiol system redox-active protein YtxJ, translated to MQDLNSKHDADAALAEPSAILFKHSTRCPISAGARQEMEAFLAEGPGMPVYAVDVNARTEVSDYLAERTGVEHQSPQVIVLRGGRPAWHASRLEVTAAALREQVGSAAGGG
- a CDS encoding MFS transporter, which gives rise to MRRERRPHPWLVLASLWLLVFSVTSQTMVLAPILPRIAEQLRVSEARLSVVATGYAVAVAAVALVAGPVSDHVGRRRMLLAGAAAMAVGLALHAAARGLGGLLLVRVLTGAGGGVLTGATGAYVGDYFPPERRGWANGWVMSGMAAGQVLAVPLGTLLAARWGFRVPFLGFAAAMALAWAMVWAFVPQPDVELCRDRITPRYLAGHYRALVRRRDAAASVGVQAGIFLGTALYVLYLPAWLEGSRGATAGGTALLFAAGGAATVAAGPAAGRLSDRLGRKRLVLGASLALAAAMLATPALVRGMPAAYALFSLAMALFATRAAPFQALQAELVPDEQRGALMSLSMAAGQAGAGVGGALAGAAYALRGYPATAALAAASSLAVAALVWKLLPETRRMPE